Proteins found in one Helicobacter sp. NHP19-003 genomic segment:
- a CDS encoding A/G-specific adenine glycosylase, whose amino-acid sequence MFEPHHNALLKWYATSGRIDLPIRHLKGANAPYEVYVSEIMSQQTQIGVVLDKFYPPFLKAMPTLKALARAKLEQVLLLWQGLGYYARAKNLHKSAQICCEKHGGQLPNDYQALRALPGVGDYTANAILCFGYKQAVGVVDANVSRVLLRLFALDPKSPNLAKLLQAKALEFLNLDNPFDHNQALIDLGALVCTPANPACLLCPLQQACKGKHDLKSFSVAKKPPSTPITKHYGVCLQGGFLYLSCAKKGLYAHLHQIPLLKEQEQIHLPLLAQVRHSYTKYRLSAKIYEATLADLDPTDLVKIPLKDFKNTPKSALSLKIMDALPHLKF is encoded by the coding sequence ATGTTTGAACCCCACCACAACGCCCTTTTAAAATGGTATGCCACCAGTGGCCGCATTGACCTACCCATACGCCATTTAAAAGGCGCAAACGCCCCCTATGAAGTCTATGTCAGCGAAATCATGTCGCAACAAACCCAAATCGGCGTGGTGTTAGATAAATTCTACCCCCCTTTTTTAAAAGCCATGCCCACGCTCAAAGCCCTAGCTCGGGCGAAATTAGAACAGGTTTTATTGTTGTGGCAAGGTCTTGGCTACTACGCTCGGGCAAAGAATTTACACAAAAGCGCGCAAATTTGTTGCGAAAAACACGGGGGGCAACTGCCTAATGACTACCAAGCCCTACGCGCCTTGCCGGGTGTGGGCGATTACACCGCCAATGCGATTTTGTGCTTTGGCTACAAACAAGCGGTGGGCGTGGTGGATGCCAATGTTTCGCGGGTGCTTTTACGCTTATTTGCCCTAGACCCTAAGAGCCCAAACTTAGCCAAACTCTTGCAAGCAAAAGCCCTAGAGTTTTTAAACCTAGACAACCCTTTTGACCACAACCAAGCCCTGATAGACTTAGGCGCGCTGGTTTGCACCCCCGCTAACCCCGCCTGTCTGCTCTGCCCCTTGCAACAAGCTTGCAAGGGCAAGCACGATTTAAAAAGTTTCAGCGTCGCTAAAAAGCCCCCGAGCACGCCCATCACCAAGCATTACGGCGTGTGTCTGCAAGGGGGGTTTTTATACTTGAGCTGTGCCAAAAAGGGGTTATACGCCCACTTGCACCAAATCCCCCTACTCAAAGAGCAAGAGCAAATCCACTTGCCCCTTTTAGCCCAAGTACGCCACAGCTACACCAAGTACCGCTTGAGCGCTAAAATCTATGAAGCCACTTTGGCGGATTTAGACCCCACCGACCTTGTCAAAATCCCCCTAAAAGACTTCAAAAACACCCCCAAAAGTGCCCTCAGCCTTAAAATCATGGACGCTTTGCCCCACCTAAAATTCTAA
- the ybeY gene encoding rRNA maturation RNase YbeY, with amino-acid sequence MEFQMDLIDEVQSGLGDLTEHLTPLMVHLGKKGGVEVVLASPERIQELNALYRGVNQPTDVLSFPTDMPFSDFLGSVVVNVALAKEQAAKWGHSLLDEVSLLFLHGYLHLLGYDHETDSGEQRALEQEVIQAFNLPSSLIVRSESL; translated from the coding sequence ATGGAGTTTCAAATGGATTTAATTGATGAAGTGCAAAGCGGACTAGGGGATTTAACAGAGCATTTAACCCCCCTCATGGTGCACTTAGGCAAAAAGGGGGGGGTTGAAGTGGTGTTAGCAAGCCCGGAGCGCATACAAGAGTTAAATGCCTTGTATCGGGGGGTGAATCAACCCACCGATGTCCTAAGCTTTCCTACTGACATGCCCTTTAGCGACTTTTTGGGGAGTGTGGTGGTGAATGTTGCCCTCGCTAAAGAGCAAGCGGCAAAGTGGGGGCATAGCCTTTTAGACGAAGTGTCGCTTTTATTCTTGCATGGCTACTTGCACCTGCTAGGCTACGACCACGAAACAGACAGCGGGGAGCAAAGGGCGTTAGAGCAAGAAGTGATCCAAGCCTTTAACCTGCCCTCTAGCTTGATTGTGCGGAGCGAAAGCCTTTGA
- the tilS gene encoding tRNA lysidine(34) synthetase TilS has protein sequence MVALEGLEGLRRGRGLLGFSAGGDSVALFFLLLERGLPFDLAILDHGLRAQAQDEVAYARELGEKYQKRVHAKQVTLKGGNLEAQGRRERYKFFEDLIREFGYTHLILAHHFNDRLEWFLMQLAKGASLQTLLGFHALEPRQNYTLVRPLIYTLKSALLDYLHANNHRYFEDSTNQDTRFKRNLIRHSLATPFLNLGGASGLVRSFKALELEKHALYPPLDCLKLCGVFVFKVGGQPLYYVDSLLKRLGYVLSAKQRLELEQQGFNGVVGGYVVGCGGLVYVGKSVIFKPPIQRV, from the coding sequence ATGGTCGCATTAGAGGGCTTAGAGGGCTTAAGACGAGGGCGTGGGTTGCTAGGCTTTTCTGCGGGGGGTGATTCTGTGGCGTTGTTTTTCTTGCTTTTAGAGCGGGGACTGCCCTTTGATTTAGCCATTTTAGATCACGGCTTAAGGGCGCAGGCGCAAGATGAGGTCGCCTACGCTAGAGAGCTCGGGGAAAAATACCAAAAAAGGGTGCATGCCAAGCAAGTAACCCTAAAAGGGGGCAATTTAGAGGCACAGGGGCGTAGAGAACGCTATAAATTTTTTGAGGACTTGATTAGGGAGTTTGGTTACACCCATTTAATTTTAGCCCACCACTTCAACGACAGATTAGAATGGTTTTTAATGCAACTTGCTAAGGGGGCGAGTTTGCAAACCTTGCTAGGTTTTCACGCCCTAGAGCCCCGCCAAAACTACACCTTGGTGCGCCCCTTGATTTACACCCTCAAGTCTGCCCTGCTAGACTATCTACACGCTAATAATCACCGCTATTTTGAAGACAGCACGAACCAAGACACTCGCTTTAAACGCAATTTAATCCGCCATAGCCTAGCCACGCCCTTTTTAAACTTAGGGGGGGCTAGCGGTTTGGTGCGCAGTTTTAAAGCCCTAGAATTAGAAAAACATGCCCTGTATCCGCCCCTAGATTGTCTAAAACTTTGTGGGGTCTTTGTCTTTAAAGTGGGGGGACAACCTCTCTACTATGTGGATAGTCTACTGAAAAGATTAGGTTATGTGTTGAGTGCTAAACAACGCCTAGAGCTCGAGCAACAAGGCTTTAATGGGGTTGTGGGGGGCTATGTCGTGGGTTGTGGGGGGCTTGTCTATGTGGGAAAAAGCGTGATTTTTAAACCCCCTATCCAAAGAGTATAA
- a CDS encoding NCS2 family permease: MLAFLSKFFHFKERNTSLGIETLAGLTTFVTMAYVAIVNPAVLQKAGMDFDGVFMATLLATIVGTLIMGIVANYPIAIAPSIGMQAYFAFVVVLGMGISWHTALGSVFWASLIFLLLSLTGFRESLIKAIPNSLKAGITAGIGLFIAFIGMQNAHLVEPSSATIITLGNFSKPIAYMSLIGLFVTIVLLVNRVRAAIFLGILITALLALLLGHLKLPEHLFKLPKHCDSTFFKLDLWGALKPDLGAVVFTFFLVMLFDTTATMIGVAQQANLMQGDRFLNAKSALSADAIASAVGSLVGTSPTSTYIESGSGVSVGGRTGFTCVVVALLFACLIFLAPLAKALASVPAITSPALIIVGFMMMSHLSEIDWHDLEEALPAFFVLFWIPISYSITNGVGIGLIVYPLIKICRGKFKQVHPLLYLFGALFVVQFVIDMHG; the protein is encoded by the coding sequence ATGTTAGCGTTTTTGTCAAAGTTTTTCCACTTCAAAGAGCGCAACACTTCGCTAGGCATTGAAACCCTAGCTGGCTTAACCACCTTCGTAACCATGGCTTACGTCGCAATTGTCAATCCCGCCGTTTTGCAAAAGGCGGGCATGGACTTTGATGGTGTGTTTATGGCGACCTTGCTCGCCACGATTGTCGGCACGCTCATCATGGGGATTGTCGCCAACTACCCCATCGCCATTGCCCCGAGTATAGGTATGCAAGCCTACTTCGCCTTTGTGGTTGTGCTTGGCATGGGGATTTCGTGGCACACCGCTTTAGGGAGTGTCTTTTGGGCTTCTTTGATCTTTTTACTCCTGTCTTTAACAGGCTTTAGAGAATCTTTAATCAAGGCAATCCCCAATTCTTTAAAGGCGGGAATCACGGCAGGCATTGGGCTTTTCATCGCCTTCATTGGCATGCAAAACGCCCACTTGGTCGAACCTTCCAGCGCAACCATCATCACGCTGGGCAACTTCTCTAAGCCCATCGCCTATATGTCGCTCATTGGGCTGTTTGTCACGATCGTTTTATTGGTCAATCGGGTTAGGGCGGCGATTTTCTTGGGCATTTTAATCACCGCCCTTTTAGCCTTGCTTTTGGGGCATTTAAAACTCCCCGAGCATTTGTTTAAATTGCCTAAACATTGCGACAGCACCTTTTTTAAGCTAGACCTGTGGGGCGCATTGAAGCCCGATTTGGGGGCGGTGGTTTTCACCTTCTTTTTAGTCATGCTCTTTGACACCACCGCGACCATGATCGGTGTGGCACAACAAGCAAACCTCATGCAAGGCGATCGCTTTTTAAATGCCAAAAGCGCGCTTTCAGCGGATGCCATCGCCAGTGCTGTGGGTTCTTTGGTGGGAACTTCGCCCACCTCCACCTACATCGAGTCGGGCTCTGGGGTGAGCGTGGGCGGGCGCACGGGCTTTACTTGCGTGGTAGTCGCCCTGCTTTTTGCGTGTTTGATCTTTCTAGCCCCTTTAGCTAAAGCCCTAGCTAGCGTGCCCGCCATCACCTCCCCGGCTCTCATCATCGTGGGCTTTATGATGATGAGTCATTTGAGCGAAATTGATTGGCACGACCTAGAAGAAGCCCTGCCCGCCTTTTTTGTGCTTTTTTGGATCCCCATTTCTTATAGCATCACTAATGGCGTGGGCATCGGGCTCATTGTCTATCCGCTCATTAAAATCTGTCGGGGCAAGTTCAAGCAAGTCCACCCCTTGCTCTATCTGTTCGGGGCGTTGTTTGTGGTACAGTTTGTGATCGACATGCACGGGTAG
- a CDS encoding DUF3943 domain-containing protein: protein MLSRHFFQEDLAFVPNHRLRYLGLSVACLGIAFILGIIGLYLMPESVTHWTKQKFGLMSWLENVHLGPVFDNDLFIFNWVLHPYFGAIYFMQARMAGYKFFTGVLFTALVSTFFWEYGLEAFVEVPSIQDLICTPTLGPLVGEIFYHTSQRLQQPSKMPKFFVGCALFFLDFIGFSIQKLGFAKACGICNKNAIYQENTPKC from the coding sequence TTGTTATCTCGTCATTTCTTTCAAGAAGATTTAGCCTTTGTGCCTAACCACCGCTTGCGTTATTTGGGCTTGAGTGTGGCGTGCTTGGGGATTGCCTTCATTTTAGGCATCATTGGTCTTTATTTAATGCCTGAAAGTGTTACGCATTGGACAAAACAAAAATTTGGGCTGATGAGTTGGCTAGAAAATGTCCATTTGGGCCCCGTGTTTGACAATGATTTATTTATTTTTAATTGGGTCTTACACCCCTATTTTGGGGCGATTTATTTCATGCAAGCTAGGATGGCTGGGTATAAATTTTTTACAGGGGTGTTGTTTACGGCGTTGGTGTCTACTTTCTTTTGGGAGTATGGATTAGAGGCGTTTGTGGAAGTGCCCAGCATTCAAGATTTGATCTGCACCCCCACCTTAGGCCCGCTTGTGGGCGAGATTTTCTACCACACAAGCCAAAGGTTGCAACAGCCTAGTAAAATGCCTAAGTTTTTCGTGGGTTGTGCGCTCTTTTTCTTGGATTTCATCGGCTTTAGCATCCAAAAACTCGGCTTTGCGAAGGCTTGTGGGATTTGCAACAAGAACGCCATTTACCAAGAGAATACCCCAAAATGCTAA
- the ribA gene encoding GTP cyclohydrolase II, translating to MQFQVSNQAKLPTPFGNFCLQSFQEKQGALELDHLVVFTKELGKLPLVRVHSECLTGDVFGSQKCDCGGELHMALERIGKEGGMLIYLRQEGRGIGLFNKINAYALQDQGYDTIEANEAIGFRDDERDYAIVKHILEHYGISKIRLLTNNPKKIEALRAFVEVERCSILVPSNCHNHAYLQTKKLKMGHLL from the coding sequence ATGCAATTTCAAGTTTCAAACCAAGCCAAGTTGCCGACCCCCTTTGGCAACTTTTGTCTGCAATCGTTTCAAGAAAAACAGGGGGCGTTGGAGTTAGACCATTTAGTGGTTTTCACCAAAGAACTAGGCAAGTTGCCCCTAGTTAGGGTGCACTCAGAGTGTTTAACCGGCGATGTCTTCGGCTCACAAAAGTGCGATTGTGGAGGGGAGTTGCACATGGCATTAGAGCGCATCGGCAAAGAGGGGGGCATGCTCATTTACTTGCGCCAAGAGGGACGGGGCATTGGGCTGTTTAATAAGATCAATGCCTACGCTTTGCAAGATCAGGGCTATGACACCATCGAGGCGAACGAGGCGATCGGCTTTAGGGACGATGAAAGAGATTATGCGATCGTCAAACACATTTTAGAGCATTATGGCATCAGCAAAATCCGACTCCTCACCAATAACCCCAAAAAAATAGAGGCACTCAGAGCGTTTGTAGAGGTCGAGCGGTGTAGCATTTTAGTCCCCAGCAACTGCCACAACCACGCCTACCTGCAAACCAAAAAGCTCAAGATGGGGCATTTGCTCTAA
- a CDS encoding molybdopterin molybdotransferase MoeA, whose product MLSFKEAIEVVGASFLTPLGSEKVLFADALGRVLAEDILAPKDSPDYPIASMDGYAFRLEDLDLLQTQGLLVQGINPANLQEPPMLKPGCALKSFVGAKMPIGADALVIVEEVQEQAERIFLTHKSGHYNWIRPIGSQYKKGAVVFSRGDKITPYGVGALAEHNQVFVQVYKKPRVGILSGGAEIVEVGAPTEGVRSVNNHMLKAMAESLGGEGVLYPLMPDKQESIEQAICHAFRDCDMVVTTGGMSKGDFDFTQHAIANVSEIAFKGVKIKPGKPVAYSICAKDGTHKPLLALPGNPPAAALTFYLFGAAVFAKLFNTPYTPPFVQATLEEDLEKHEERMEFLACSVHLKEGHYFASLRPRVHLHDSQSALLVLEEGVRTYPKGAHLALLLHHIF is encoded by the coding sequence ATGTTAAGTTTCAAAGAAGCCATAGAAGTGGTGGGGGCGAGCTTTCTAACTCCGCTAGGCAGCGAAAAGGTCTTGTTTGCAGATGCCCTGGGGCGCGTGTTGGCTGAGGACATTTTAGCCCCTAAAGACAGCCCCGACTACCCGATAGCCAGCATGGACGGCTACGCATTTAGATTAGAGGATTTGGATTTGCTGCAAACGCAAGGGCTGTTGGTACAAGGGATCAACCCCGCCAACTTGCAAGAGCCCCCGATGTTAAAGCCCGGGTGTGCCCTTAAAAGCTTTGTGGGGGCGAAAATGCCCATCGGGGCAGATGCGCTTGTGATTGTGGAGGAAGTACAAGAGCAGGCCGAGCGGATCTTTTTGACGCATAAGAGCGGGCACTACAACTGGATTCGCCCCATAGGCTCACAGTACAAAAAAGGGGCGGTGGTGTTCTCTAGGGGGGATAAAATCACACCCTATGGTGTGGGGGCTTTAGCCGAGCACAACCAAGTCTTTGTGCAGGTGTATAAGAAGCCCAGAGTGGGGATTTTAAGCGGGGGGGCGGAGATTGTGGAGGTGGGCGCGCCCACTGAGGGGGTGCGCAGCGTGAATAACCACATGCTCAAGGCGATGGCCGAGAGTTTAGGGGGCGAGGGGGTGCTCTACCCCCTCATGCCCGATAAGCAAGAAAGCATCGAGCAAGCCATATGCCACGCCTTTAGAGATTGCGACATGGTTGTAACCACAGGGGGGATGAGTAAGGGGGATTTTGACTTCACCCAACACGCCATCGCCAATGTGAGCGAGATCGCCTTTAAGGGGGTGAAGATCAAGCCGGGCAAACCCGTGGCTTACAGCATTTGCGCCAAAGACGGCACGCATAAGCCCTTGCTCGCCCTGCCGGGCAACCCCCCCGCCGCCGCACTCACTTTTTATCTCTTCGGCGCGGCGGTGTTTGCCAAACTCTTCAACACCCCCTACACGCCGCCTTTCGTGCAGGCCACTTTAGAAGAGGATTTGGAAAAGCACGAGGAGCGCATGGAGTTTTTGGCGTGTTCTGTGCATCTAAAAGAGGGGCACTACTTTGCCAGCCTGCGCCCTAGGGTACATTTACACGACAGCCAAAGTGCGCTCTTGGTGCTAGAGGAGGGTGTGCGCACTTACCCAAAGGGCGCACATCTTGCGCTCTTGTTGCACCACATTTTTTAA
- a CDS encoding MoaD/ThiS family protein — MVSVRFLGPIKEESLELDIQNLQDLRAILHEKAQIKPWLAMSAIALNGVLVEDSNTPLRAGDEVVILPPVCGG, encoded by the coding sequence ATGGTGTCTGTGCGTTTTTTAGGCCCTATTAAAGAGGAAAGCCTAGAGTTGGACATCCAAAATTTGCAAGACTTGCGTGCAATCTTGCACGAAAAGGCGCAAATCAAGCCGTGGCTGGCGATGAGTGCCATCGCCCTCAATGGTGTGCTTGTGGAGGATAGCAACACCCCCTTAAGGGCTGGCGATGAGGTTGTCATTTTGCCGCCCGTGTGCGGGGGCTAA
- a CDS encoding molybdenum cofactor biosynthesis protein MoaE, producing MLEVFNGALDTHALYHVWSKLCVEKNLGALCVFSGFVRPEEGLEGLSFEVYMPLFEAWFEAWQERARADGVSLCLAHSMGDVLVGQSSYMAGLMGAHRQKALELYVPFIEDFKHNAPIYKYDIKNGCKIYAKDRSHPLKGSGLLQ from the coding sequence GTGCTTGAGGTTTTTAACGGTGCGCTTGACACACACGCTCTTTACCATGTGTGGTCTAAACTCTGCGTTGAGAAAAATCTAGGGGCTTTATGTGTCTTTAGTGGGTTTGTGCGCCCAGAAGAGGGGCTGGAGGGTCTGAGCTTTGAAGTGTATATGCCCTTGTTTGAAGCGTGGTTTGAAGCTTGGCAAGAGAGGGCAAGGGCGGATGGGGTGTCTTTGTGTTTGGCGCACTCAATGGGGGATGTGCTGGTGGGGCAAAGCTCGTATATGGCGGGCTTGATGGGCGCACACCGCCAAAAGGCGTTGGAGTTGTATGTCCCCTTTATTGAGGACTTTAAGCACAACGCCCCCATTTATAAATACGACATCAAAAATGGGTGCAAGATTTACGCTAAGGATCGAAGCCATCCATTGAAAGGGAGCGGATTGCTGCAATGA
- the mog gene encoding molybdopterin adenylyltransferase, with protein MTTIKIGVVVASDRASTGIYEDLSGLAIKEVLGEYILNPLEFLYRLLPDEQALLEQTLKELSQTCALIATTGGTGPAPRDVTPEATKAVCSKMLPGFGEQMRATSLKYVPTAVLSRQSAGICGSSLIVNLPGKPKSIRECLEAVFPAIPYCIDLIGGPYIEANAENIKVFRPKNA; from the coding sequence ATGACAACAATAAAAATAGGCGTGGTGGTGGCTAGCGATCGCGCCAGCACGGGCATTTACGAGGATTTGAGCGGGCTAGCCATTAAAGAGGTTTTAGGTGAATACATCTTAAACCCCCTAGAGTTTCTTTACCGGCTGTTGCCAGATGAGCAAGCTTTGTTGGAGCAGACCTTAAAAGAATTGAGCCAAACTTGCGCGCTCATCGCCACCACAGGGGGCACAGGTCCAGCTCCCAGAGATGTTACGCCCGAGGCGACTAAGGCCGTTTGTTCTAAAATGTTGCCCGGCTTTGGTGAGCAAATGCGCGCCACGAGCTTAAAATATGTCCCCACAGCGGTACTATCACGCCAAAGTGCGGGCATTTGCGGCTCTAGCCTCATCGTCAATTTGCCCGGCAAGCCCAAGAGCATTAGGGAATGCTTAGAGGCGGTGTTTCCGGCGATTCCCTATTGCATTGATTTGATCGGTGGCCCTTACATTGAGGCAAATGCTGAAAATATCAAAGTTTTCCGCCCCAAAAATGCTTAG
- the moaC gene encoding cyclic pyranopterin monophosphate synthase MoaC codes for MLSHLDDQKNPTMVNVGGKAHTERKAVASGQISMSQEAYNAIVGQTIKKGPVLQTAIIAAIMGAKQTSSLIPLCHPLSLSSVQVEVQELEASHAFKLFVSVTHTGQTGVEMEALTGVSVGLLTIYDMAKAVDKGMVIGDVRLESKSGGKSGDYKHP; via the coding sequence ATGCTTAGCCACCTAGACGATCAGAAAAACCCTACAATGGTCAATGTGGGGGGCAAGGCGCACACAGAGCGCAAGGCCGTTGCTAGCGGACAAATCTCTATGAGCCAAGAGGCGTACAACGCCATTGTGGGGCAGACCATCAAAAAGGGTCCGGTGCTACAAACCGCCATCATCGCCGCCATCATGGGGGCGAAGCAAACCAGCTCTTTAATCCCCCTATGCCACCCTTTAAGCCTTTCAAGCGTACAAGTAGAAGTGCAAGAGCTTGAAGCAAGCCATGCCTTTAAATTGTTTGTGTCTGTAACCCACACAGGGCAAACGGGTGTAGAGATGGAGGCACTCACAGGTGTGAGTGTGGGGCTTTTAACGATTTATGACATGGCTAAGGCGGTGGATAAAGGCATGGTGATCGGCGATGTCCGCTTAGAGTCTAAGAGTGGGGGCAAGAGCGGGGATTATAAGCACCCTTAA
- a CDS encoding HpaA family protein, with amino-acid sequence MQLKRWLCGVGLAAAFVGCGPNIVVTNNVPLRLAYKSQTAKAPATHKQIMILKPLLQYSDNIAKEYENRFKKQLTLKIQTLLDNQGYKATILDVSDKNDLTFSQKRDNYLGLEISGEVVLRPDPKTTEQKKSSPGLIFSTGMDVTKGALLAMGYIKVVFIEPESGEAVDSFMIDLSEIDVREPFVRSSRSEHTGGLLSSLYKGKDDSNDAVKKALNTIFSAVLAKIDAKMTQEKIQSYAKDIADLKAQRKY; translated from the coding sequence ATGCAGTTAAAAAGATGGTTATGTGGGGTGGGGCTAGCCGCCGCTTTTGTGGGCTGTGGTCCCAACATCGTCGTGACAAACAATGTCCCCCTGCGCTTGGCTTACAAGAGCCAAACCGCCAAAGCCCCCGCCACGCACAAACAGATCATGATCTTAAAGCCCTTGTTGCAATACAGCGACAACATCGCCAAAGAGTATGAAAACCGCTTTAAAAAGCAACTCACCCTAAAAATCCAAACCTTGCTCGACAATCAGGGCTATAAAGCCACGATCTTAGATGTGAGCGATAAAAACGACCTGACTTTCTCACAAAAACGCGACAATTATTTAGGGTTAGAGATCAGCGGGGAAGTGGTGCTAAGACCTGATCCTAAAACCACAGAACAAAAGAAATCCAGTCCGGGGCTTATTTTCTCCACGGGCATGGATGTTACCAAAGGTGCGCTCTTGGCCATGGGCTACATTAAAGTGGTCTTCATTGAACCAGAGAGCGGGGAGGCGGTGGATTCGTTCATGATCGATCTTAGTGAGATTGATGTGCGTGAGCCCTTTGTGCGCTCTAGCCGATCCGAGCACACCGGCGGACTCTTAAGCTCGCTTTATAAAGGCAAGGACGACTCCAACGATGCCGTGAAAAAGGCGTTGAACACCATCTTTAGCGCCGTGCTCGCTAAAATTGATGCCAAAATGACCCAAGAGAAAATCCAATCTTACGCTAAGGACATTGCCGATCTCAAAGCCCAACGCAAGTACTAA
- a CDS encoding LTA synthase family protein, with translation MSSYFTKRAVHALSSAFVFSLFLGLFLSLLRLGFIVYSGLYEGALAHPLPFDQIVQVLKDGFKYDNRVVAAFSLIFLILALVRTKAAHIFALFVLVLCLFLQVANITYYEIYGVAFDTNLLDAFNQSPKILMGMALHSEYHIPTKVLVWLVFSVLSGWLYYKLTQKTAQLSSVLQNLPFKPVCGLLVAFFSVWILYGINSRLALTGVSLDFTLKPAKDPFLRQVTPGAFRNLYLVFKDYKKSHNVRFSSFTPKSLLQASIDYFNLPPTTKLPLDLGKLLSHTSQNPAPPTIQHVFYIVSESLSSWHFDPRFDAINLTSALKSLNDQQHGFIFPFFLEDARRTVKSLDVQLTGLFDLNDTNFVNMGVNIPSLPTAIGNQMKGLGFDTTFYYGGSGIWNRLDRFSKKEGFDHFVFNTYLMDFANARFKADPNAYPRPIKNGWGVHDNVLFDYILNNTPPDKKTFSMVMTLSNHPTRNVNLKAFGVPVDQIKDFIAHAKDKNMPDATFLGHVYWYDKILVDFIKKARVKFPNALFVITGDHFDRSFTYAKDNTYWTKSVPLIVYAPSLRPKLTACIGSHIDIAPTIMELVAPKGYKYASFGKPLFSNATNGASASKDCAARKPFVWGQSNDFALGFESVAGQSQKSGLDFLYTDGGMLLYVKDHAWVKAPILEADIALAKELRDKKQIANGLSWYYLFHGGVIR, from the coding sequence ATGTCGTCTTATTTCACTAAAAGGGCGGTGCACGCCCTGTCGAGTGCTTTTGTCTTTAGTCTGTTTTTGGGTTTGTTTTTAAGCTTGTTGCGCCTAGGCTTCATCGTTTATAGCGGGCTTTATGAGGGTGCGCTCGCCCACCCTCTGCCCTTCGATCAAATCGTGCAAGTCTTAAAAGATGGTTTTAAATACGACAACCGCGTTGTGGCGGCTTTCTCTTTGATTTTCTTGATCCTCGCTCTAGTGCGTACCAAAGCTGCCCACATTTTTGCTTTGTTTGTGCTGGTCCTTTGCTTATTCTTGCAAGTGGCAAACATCACCTACTACGAGATTTATGGCGTGGCCTTTGACACGAACTTATTGGACGCGTTTAACCAAAGCCCCAAAATTTTAATGGGCATGGCGCTGCATAGCGAATACCACATCCCCACTAAGGTGCTTGTGTGGTTGGTGTTTAGCGTGCTATCAGGCTGGCTTTACTATAAACTCACACAAAAAACGGCGCAGCTTTCTAGTGTGTTGCAAAACCTGCCCTTTAAACCCGTGTGTGGCCTGTTGGTGGCTTTTTTCTCTGTGTGGATTCTTTATGGCATCAACTCCCGCCTAGCCCTTACGGGCGTGTCGCTGGATTTTACACTAAAGCCCGCCAAAGACCCCTTTTTACGCCAAGTAACCCCCGGGGCGTTTAGAAACCTTTACCTTGTCTTTAAGGATTATAAAAAGAGCCACAATGTCCGCTTCTCTAGCTTCACGCCTAAAAGTTTGCTGCAAGCCAGCATTGACTACTTCAACCTGCCCCCCACGACCAAGCTCCCCCTAGACTTGGGTAAACTCTTAAGCCACACCAGCCAAAACCCCGCCCCCCCCACGATCCAACATGTCTTTTACATCGTGTCCGAGTCGCTATCTAGCTGGCACTTTGACCCCAGATTTGACGCGATCAACTTAACGAGTGCCCTAAAGAGCCTCAATGACCAGCAACACGGCTTTATCTTCCCCTTTTTCCTAGAGGATGCCAGACGCACGGTCAAAAGCTTAGATGTACAACTCACGGGGCTGTTTGACCTCAACGACACAAATTTTGTCAACATGGGTGTGAACATCCCCAGTTTGCCCACTGCTATAGGCAACCAAATGAAGGGGTTAGGTTTTGACACCACCTTTTACTATGGGGGCAGTGGGATTTGGAATAGGCTCGATCGTTTCAGCAAGAAGGAAGGTTTCGATCATTTTGTTTTCAACACCTACTTAATGGACTTTGCCAACGCGCGCTTTAAAGCTGACCCCAACGCCTACCCCCGCCCCATTAAGAACGGCTGGGGCGTGCACGACAATGTGCTTTTTGACTACATCTTAAACAACACCCCCCCCGACAAAAAAACTTTTAGCATGGTGATGACCTTGAGCAACCACCCCACCCGCAATGTCAATTTAAAAGCCTTTGGCGTACCTGTGGATCAAATCAAAGACTTCATCGCCCACGCTAAAGATAAAAATATGCCTGATGCCACCTTCTTAGGGCATGTGTACTGGTATGACAAAATCCTAGTGGATTTCATCAAAAAGGCCCGTGTTAAATTCCCTAATGCACTCTTTGTCATCACGGGCGATCACTTTGACCGCAGTTTCACCTACGCCAAAGACAACACCTACTGGACCAAAAGCGTGCCTTTGATCGTCTATGCCCCTAGCCTTAGACCCAAGCTCACGGCGTGTATCGGATCGCACATTGACATCGCCCCGACCATCATGGAGCTGGTCGCCCCAAAGGGTTACAAGTATGCTAGCTTTGGCAAACCTCTTTTTAGCAACGCCACGAATGGTGCGAGCGCGTCCAAAGATTGCGCTGCTAGGAAACCCTTTGTGTGGGGGCAATCTAACGACTTCGCTTTGGGTTTTGAGTCGGTGGCAGGGCAAAGCCAAAAAAGCGGACTGGATTTTTTATACACCGATGGGGGCATGCTCTTGTATGTCAAAGACCATGCATGGGTGAAAGCCCCGATTTTAGAGGCAGACATTGCCCTAGCCAAAGAGTTAAGGGACAAAAAGCAAATCGCTAATGGCCTCAGTTGGTATTACTTGTTTCACGGAGGGGTTATCAGATAA